The proteins below come from a single Mycolicibacterium sp. TY81 genomic window:
- a CDS encoding DUF6350 family protein, whose protein sequence is MDNRPVGTRQARDLLRVAFGPSGIALAIIAALVLIQLVIANSDLTGAFGAMASMWLGVHGVPVSIGGAELGVMPLAPLLAMVWGTARTTAAATRPGASWFVVRWIVASALGGPLLIAAIAIAVIHDASSVLTELQTPSALQAFGCVLAVHAVGAAIGVGSRLQGRLLTDAHLPDWLPEALRGAVAGVLALLGLSGLVAVGSMVVHWSTMHDLFGITDSVFGQLSLTVLSALYIPNVMVGAAAVAVGSSVHVGLATFSSFTVLGGDVPAVPVLAAVPSPPLGPVWVALLIIAAASAVAVGQQCSRRPAPWPIAFAKLAVASLLAAVMMVLLAVAGSGRLGNFGELGVDQTTFGPAVFLWFISIGGLTVAMAGGLTRRPARPAPVAPAPPVDEEPYEDEAADVVDDDEPVTEKLIGDVSAAPADGDDDSHFAGGPAFEPAAETAPEPDAEPAPKPAEPRRPARPEPDMTPAPAEAYQSGTTDRIGEHVTFDPDEDPEAHFVVDDDGH, encoded by the coding sequence GTGGATAACCGACCAGTCGGTACGCGTCAGGCGCGTGACCTGCTTCGGGTTGCGTTCGGCCCGTCGGGCATCGCCCTGGCGATCATCGCCGCGCTGGTGCTGATCCAGCTGGTCATCGCCAACAGCGACCTGACCGGCGCGTTCGGCGCGATGGCCAGCATGTGGCTGGGCGTGCACGGCGTCCCGGTGTCGATCGGCGGCGCCGAGCTCGGCGTGATGCCCCTGGCCCCGCTGCTGGCGATGGTCTGGGGCACGGCCCGCACCACGGCCGCGGCGACGCGGCCGGGTGCGTCCTGGTTCGTGGTCCGGTGGATCGTCGCGTCGGCGCTCGGTGGACCACTGCTGATCGCGGCGATCGCGATCGCGGTGATCCACGATGCGTCGTCGGTGCTCACCGAGCTGCAAACCCCGAGTGCCCTCCAGGCATTCGGCTGCGTCCTGGCGGTGCACGCGGTCGGCGCGGCCATCGGTGTCGGCTCGCGCCTGCAGGGACGGCTGCTGACCGATGCGCACCTGCCGGACTGGCTCCCGGAGGCGTTGCGCGGGGCCGTCGCCGGCGTGTTGGCGCTGCTCGGTCTGTCGGGATTGGTCGCGGTCGGCTCGATGGTCGTGCACTGGTCGACCATGCACGACCTCTTCGGCATCACCGATTCGGTGTTCGGCCAGCTCAGCCTGACCGTGCTGTCTGCGCTGTACATCCCGAACGTGATGGTCGGCGCCGCCGCGGTGGCCGTCGGTTCGAGCGTGCACGTGGGGTTGGCCACGTTCAGTTCTTTCACGGTGCTCGGCGGTGATGTGCCCGCCGTGCCGGTACTCGCCGCCGTGCCGTCGCCTCCGCTGGGCCCGGTATGGGTGGCGCTGCTGATCATCGCGGCGGCCTCGGCCGTGGCGGTGGGCCAGCAGTGTTCGCGGCGCCCGGCCCCGTGGCCGATTGCATTCGCCAAGTTGGCGGTGGCGTCGCTCCTGGCTGCGGTGATGATGGTCCTGCTTGCGGTCGCAGGCAGTGGTCGCCTGGGCAACTTCGGTGAGCTCGGCGTCGATCAGACGACGTTCGGGCCTGCGGTTTTCCTGTGGTTCATCTCCATCGGCGGTCTCACGGTGGCCATGGCGGGCGGCCTGACCCGCCGTCCGGCCCGGCCGGCACCCGTCGCGCCGGCCCCGCCGGTTGACGAGGAACCGTACGAAGATGAGGCGGCAGACGTCGTCGACGATGACGAGCCCGTGACCGAGAAGCTGATCGGTGACGTGTCGGCCGCCCCGGCGGACGGGGACGACGACTCGCACTTCGCCGGTGGCCCGGCATTCGAGCCGGCCGCCGAGACTGCGCCGGAGCCGGATGCTGAGCCCGCGCCCAAACCCGCCGAACCACGCCGGCCGGCACGTCCGGAACCGGACATGACCCCGGCGCCGGCGGAGGCCTATCAATCCGGCACCACCGATCGCATCGGTGAGCACGTCACCTTCGACCCGGACGAGGACCCTGAGGCGCATTTCGTGGTCGACGACGACGGCCACTAG
- the purN gene encoding phosphoribosylglycinamide formyltransferase: MQLPVHVPPTAPARLVVLASGTGSLLESVLAAAVGDYPARVVAVGTDRDCPALQIGAAAGAATFTTRLRDHADRAAWDAALTAAVAAHEPDLVVSAGFMKILGPAFLARFQGRVLNTHPALLPSFPGAHAVSEALAYGVRVTGSTVHLVDDGTDTGPILAQEPVAVRDDDDESSLHERIKVVERRLLVDVIAAVALRGVTWSGRKAAIGCRGEEQ; encoded by the coding sequence GTGCAGCTACCGGTCCATGTGCCCCCGACTGCGCCGGCGCGGCTCGTCGTCCTGGCGTCCGGGACCGGTTCGCTGCTGGAGTCTGTGCTCGCCGCAGCGGTCGGCGACTACCCGGCGCGCGTCGTCGCCGTCGGCACGGACCGTGACTGCCCGGCACTGCAGATCGGCGCGGCCGCCGGGGCGGCGACGTTCACCACGCGGCTGCGCGACCACGCCGACCGGGCCGCCTGGGATGCCGCGTTGACCGCCGCCGTCGCGGCCCACGAGCCGGACCTGGTGGTGTCGGCCGGGTTCATGAAGATCCTCGGACCTGCATTTCTGGCGCGCTTCCAGGGACGGGTGCTCAACACCCACCCGGCGCTGCTGCCGTCGTTTCCGGGCGCACACGCGGTGTCCGAGGCCCTCGCCTACGGCGTTCGGGTCACCGGCAGCACGGTGCACCTGGTCGACGACGGCACCGATACCGGCCCGATCCTGGCGCAGGAGCCGGTGGCGGTACGTGACGACGATGACGAATCGTCGCTGCATGAGCGGATCAAAGTCGTCGAACGACGACTGTTGGTAGATGTGATCGCCGCGGTGGCCCTCCGCGGTGTGACGTGGAGTGGGCGAAAGGCGGCCATCGGGTGCCGCGGTGAGGAGCAATAG
- the purH gene encoding bifunctional phosphoribosylaminoimidazolecarboxamide formyltransferase/IMP cyclohydrolase yields MTRRPIRRALISVYDKTGLAELARGLHEAGVTLVSTGSTAKTIAAEGIPVTPVEEVTGFPEVLDGRVKTLHPRVHAGLLADTRKAEHLAALDELGVEAFELVVVNLYPFTQTVASGASEDECVEQIDIGGPSMVRAAAKNHPSVAVVVDPLGYDGVLAAVRDGGFTLDERKKLASLAFRHTAEYDVAVASWMGSVLVPGDDEASAAGMPAWLGSTWRRSDVLRYGENPHQKAALYSDDAGWPGLAQAEQLHGKEMSYNNFTDADAAWRAAFDHEDICVAIIKHANPCGIAVSSISVADAHRKAHECDPLSAFGGVIAANTAVTEEMAETVADIFTEVIVAPAFEPGAVEILSRKKNIRILVASEPQPGGTEFRQVSGGLLVQQRDALDAAGDDPANWTLATGSPADPETLADLVFAWRACRAVKSNAIVVAANGATVGVGMGQVNRVDAARLAVERGGDRVRGAVAASDAFFPFPDGLETLTNAGVKAIVHPGGSVRDDEVTAAAAAAGITLYLTGARHFAH; encoded by the coding sequence ATGACGCGACGACCGATTCGGCGCGCGCTGATCAGCGTGTACGACAAGACCGGCCTGGCCGAGCTGGCCCGCGGGCTGCACGAGGCCGGGGTGACCCTGGTGTCGACCGGTTCGACAGCGAAAACCATTGCTGCCGAGGGTATCCCGGTGACTCCCGTCGAAGAGGTCACCGGTTTCCCGGAGGTGCTGGACGGCCGGGTCAAGACGCTGCACCCGCGCGTGCACGCCGGTCTGCTGGCCGACACCCGCAAGGCCGAGCACCTCGCCGCGCTCGATGAGCTCGGGGTCGAGGCGTTCGAACTCGTTGTGGTGAACCTGTATCCGTTCACGCAGACCGTGGCGTCGGGCGCCTCCGAGGACGAGTGCGTCGAGCAGATCGACATCGGCGGCCCGTCGATGGTCCGCGCTGCGGCCAAGAACCACCCCAGCGTCGCCGTCGTCGTCGACCCGCTGGGGTACGACGGCGTGCTGGCGGCCGTCCGGGACGGTGGCTTCACGCTCGACGAGCGGAAGAAGTTGGCGTCGTTGGCATTCCGGCACACCGCCGAGTACGACGTGGCCGTCGCATCCTGGATGGGGTCCGTGCTGGTGCCCGGCGACGACGAGGCGTCGGCCGCCGGGATGCCGGCATGGCTGGGTTCGACCTGGCGCCGCAGTGATGTGCTGCGCTACGGCGAGAACCCGCACCAGAAGGCCGCGCTCTACAGCGACGACGCCGGCTGGCCGGGGCTTGCTCAAGCCGAGCAGCTGCACGGAAAAGAGATGTCCTACAACAACTTCACCGACGCCGACGCGGCGTGGCGGGCGGCGTTCGACCATGAGGACATCTGCGTGGCGATCATCAAGCACGCCAACCCGTGTGGCATTGCGGTGTCGTCGATCTCGGTTGCCGACGCGCACCGCAAGGCGCACGAGTGCGACCCGCTGAGCGCGTTCGGTGGCGTCATCGCGGCCAACACCGCCGTCACCGAGGAGATGGCCGAGACCGTCGCGGACATCTTCACCGAGGTGATCGTCGCCCCCGCCTTCGAGCCGGGTGCCGTCGAAATCCTGAGCCGTAAGAAGAACATTCGCATCCTGGTGGCGTCCGAGCCGCAGCCCGGTGGCACCGAGTTCCGTCAGGTCAGCGGTGGTCTGCTGGTGCAGCAGCGTGACGCCCTCGACGCCGCGGGCGACGACCCGGCCAACTGGACCCTGGCGACCGGCAGCCCCGCCGACCCGGAGACGTTGGCCGACTTGGTGTTTGCGTGGCGCGCGTGCCGCGCGGTGAAGTCGAACGCCATCGTGGTCGCCGCCAACGGCGCCACCGTCGGTGTCGGTATGGGCCAGGTGAACCGCGTCGATGCGGCGCGGCTCGCGGTGGAGCGGGGCGGCGACCGGGTTCGCGGTGCCGTGGCTGCCTCCGATGCCTTCTTCCCGTTCCCCGACGGTCTGGAGACCCTTACCAACGCCGGTGTGAAAGCCATTGTGCACCCGGGTGGTTCGGTCCGCGACGACGAAGTGACCGCGGCCGCCGCTGCCGCGGGCATCACGCTGTACCTGACCGGGGCGCGGCACTTCGCCCACTAG
- the mqo gene encoding malate dehydrogenase (quinone): MNTVEPEVADVVLIGGGIMSATLGAMISTLDPQWRIVLVERASDIATESSGPWNNAGTGHSGYCELNYMPDPEDGSTPAEIAAQFQVSRRWWAYLVEQGQLDPATFVHGTPHMDVVFGDHDVAYLRRRFETLSADPLFADLEFSDDPAEVAAWAPLVMAGRDPAQPIAATRHPGGTDVDFGALTRGLTRIITSNGGEVRLGHDVRRLHQDPDGTWLVGGRCSDSHNRFHLKARHVFVGAGGFALRLLQRAHMPEVRGYGVLPVGAAFLRCARPDVVAQHDAKVYGQAAIGAPPMSVPHLDKRVVDGEGYLMFGPYATFSTKLLKGGKLTDFFTTLRWHNLHVLAAAAAQSLPLVRYLIGELLTPFSGKIKQLQRFYPDADPRDWELVPAGQRAQLVTPDAERIGALRSGTELVTSADGTIAGLLGASPGASTAVPIMLELLQRCFPERWATSWQARMDDALAARDTAALLSL, translated from the coding sequence ATGAACACCGTTGAACCCGAAGTCGCCGACGTCGTCCTCATCGGTGGCGGCATCATGTCCGCCACCCTCGGCGCCATGATCAGCACGCTGGATCCGCAGTGGCGCATCGTGTTGGTGGAGCGGGCATCCGACATCGCCACGGAGAGCAGCGGGCCGTGGAACAACGCCGGCACCGGCCACTCCGGCTATTGCGAGCTCAATTACATGCCGGACCCCGAAGACGGCTCGACGCCGGCCGAAATCGCCGCACAATTCCAGGTGTCCCGCCGCTGGTGGGCATATCTGGTCGAGCAGGGCCAGCTGGACCCGGCGACTTTCGTGCACGGCACGCCGCACATGGATGTGGTTTTCGGCGACCACGACGTGGCCTACCTACGACGACGCTTCGAAACCCTCAGCGCCGATCCGCTTTTCGCCGATCTCGAGTTCAGTGACGATCCCGCCGAAGTCGCCGCATGGGCACCGTTGGTGATGGCCGGCCGGGATCCGGCGCAACCGATTGCGGCCACCCGCCATCCCGGCGGGACCGACGTCGATTTCGGGGCGCTCACCCGCGGACTGACCCGCATCATCACCTCGAACGGCGGCGAGGTGCGGCTCGGGCACGACGTGCGCCGGTTACACCAGGACCCCGACGGCACCTGGCTGGTCGGTGGCCGGTGTTCGGACTCGCACAACAGATTTCATCTCAAGGCACGACATGTCTTCGTCGGAGCCGGCGGCTTCGCCCTGCGACTGCTGCAGCGCGCGCACATGCCCGAAGTGCGGGGCTACGGTGTCCTGCCCGTCGGTGCGGCGTTTCTGCGGTGCGCGCGACCCGACGTCGTCGCCCAGCACGATGCCAAGGTGTACGGCCAGGCCGCGATAGGAGCCCCGCCGATGTCAGTGCCGCACTTGGACAAACGCGTCGTCGACGGCGAGGGCTACCTGATGTTCGGTCCGTATGCGACGTTCAGCACCAAGCTCCTCAAGGGCGGCAAGCTCACCGACTTCTTCACCACACTGCGGTGGCACAACCTGCATGTGCTGGCGGCCGCGGCGGCGCAGAGTCTGCCGCTGGTGCGTTATCTGATCGGCGAGTTGCTCACGCCGTTCAGCGGCAAGATCAAACAGCTGCAACGGTTTTACCCGGACGCCGATCCCCGCGACTGGGAGCTGGTGCCGGCGGGACAGCGTGCGCAATTGGTCACCCCGGACGCCGAACGTATCGGCGCCTTGCGCTCCGGGACCGAACTGGTCACGTCGGCCGACGGCACCATCGCGGGGCTGCTCGGCGCATCACCGGGAGCCTCGACCGCCGTGCCGATCATGCTCGAGCTCCTGCAGCGGTGTTTCCCCGAGCGCTGGGCCACGTCCTGGCAGGCGCGAATGGACGACGCCCTGGCCGCGCGCGACACCGCCGCGCTGCTGAGCCTCTGA
- a CDS encoding LysR family transcriptional regulator yields MDQWMSLLAPQLRALEELDAQGGHMTRAADSLGIPQSSMSRRIHALEKTLGVRLLTQEGRTVRLTPVAVQLAEQVRRPLHQLEATVETIAGEADPEHGTVRFGFPLTMGAGVVPNLVTEFHRRAPGIRLQIKQAHGSELAADLKAGALDVAVVIPPPDGVEHVVIGGQPIRAVLPAAHPLAARRRLRLDELRDETFIANPASYHLRQATESWCRDSGFAPHVPVEITEFSTIRELVGRGMGIALLPHDEHTSRKVREIPLSPNSYQRQIALAWAPTAGTPAARRLLTFLRAEWSTTG; encoded by the coding sequence ATGGATCAATGGATGAGCCTGCTGGCACCGCAGCTGCGGGCGCTCGAAGAGCTGGACGCGCAGGGCGGGCACATGACCCGTGCCGCGGACAGCCTGGGCATTCCACAGTCGTCGATGAGTCGGCGCATCCACGCGTTGGAGAAGACACTCGGCGTCCGGCTGCTCACCCAGGAGGGGCGGACGGTGCGCCTGACACCGGTGGCAGTGCAGCTGGCCGAGCAGGTGCGGCGCCCGTTGCATCAACTCGAAGCGACGGTCGAGACCATCGCCGGGGAAGCCGACCCCGAGCACGGCACCGTCCGGTTCGGCTTCCCTTTGACGATGGGTGCCGGCGTCGTGCCGAACCTGGTCACCGAATTCCACCGGCGCGCACCGGGAATCCGGCTCCAGATCAAACAGGCGCACGGCAGCGAACTCGCCGCGGACCTGAAAGCCGGAGCGCTTGACGTCGCAGTGGTCATCCCGCCGCCGGACGGTGTCGAGCATGTGGTGATCGGCGGACAACCGATCCGCGCGGTGTTACCGGCGGCTCATCCGCTCGCTGCCCGTCGTCGTCTCCGCTTGGACGAACTGCGAGACGAAACGTTCATCGCCAACCCGGCCAGCTATCACTTGCGTCAGGCAACTGAAAGCTGGTGCCGTGATTCGGGATTCGCGCCACACGTACCAGTGGAGATCACGGAGTTCTCGACGATCCGCGAGTTGGTCGGCCGTGGCATGGGTATCGCGTTGCTACCGCACGACGAGCACACCTCACGCAAGGTCCGCGAAATCCCGTTGTCACCCAACAGCTATCAGCGCCAGATCGCGCTGGCGTGGGCACCGACCGCAGGCACTCCCGCAGCGCGCAGGCTGCTGACCTTCCTGCGTGCAGAATGGTCGACCACCGGTTAG